CGTAAACCCCCTTTTGTATTTACTGAGCACGGCGTTTTAATGTTGTCAAGTGTATTGAACAGTGATAAAGCCATTCGGGTAAACATTCAAATAATGCGAATATTTACAAAGGTTCGTGAAATGTTAACCGACAATTTAAGCTTAAAACTGGACATTGAACAAATAAAAAAGAAACTTGCCAGTCAGGATAAAAATATTGAATTGGTGTTTAGATATCTTGATGAATTATTGGAAAAACAAGCGAACCCGGAACCGCGGAAACAAATCGGGTATAAAAGAAAAGACGAGCAGTAATATTTTTTAAAACAAATGGCACTC
The sequence above is a segment of the uncultured Draconibacterium sp. genome. Coding sequences within it:
- a CDS encoding ORF6N domain-containing protein; translation: MNKIYFIREQKVMIDSDLAELYGVETRRLNEQVKRNLSRFPEDFMFQLSNSEFENLRSQIATSSWGGRRKPPFVFTEHGVLMLSSVLNSDKAIRVNIQIMRIFTKVREMLTDNLSLKLDIEQIKKKLASQDKNIELVFRYLDELLEKQANPEPRKQIGYKRKDEQ